One genomic window of Bacillus mycoides includes the following:
- a CDS encoding alpha/beta fold hydrolase: protein MFVTVEKDVHIFVQDMNPGPDSKTVFFVHGWPLNHQMFQYQFNVLPQHGFRCVAMDIRGNGQSDKPWTGYTYDRLADDIAIVLEALQIENATLVGFSVGGALSIRYMSRYNGRRISKLALIDAVSPSFVKNQQSPYGVPKEQADALIAQMYANLPKFLNDVSLSFFNRNLGAATLDWFSYLGMQSASYALIKILQAAANEDVTKDLNKINVPTKIFHGVHDQLIPYKSAELTQQRIRNSQLHALTNSGHGSPIDQADELNKELIKFINS from the coding sequence ATGTTCGTTACAGTGGAAAAAGATGTACACATTTTTGTGCAAGATATGAACCCAGGTCCTGATAGTAAAACTGTTTTCTTTGTACACGGCTGGCCTTTAAATCACCAAATGTTTCAATATCAATTCAATGTTTTACCACAGCACGGGTTTCGCTGCGTCGCAATGGACATTCGCGGAAACGGGCAATCTGATAAACCATGGACTGGTTACACATATGACCGTTTAGCTGACGATATCGCAATTGTATTAGAAGCACTTCAAATAGAAAATGCTACGTTAGTTGGTTTCTCAGTCGGCGGTGCTCTTTCTATTCGATACATGTCACGATATAACGGTCGCCGTATTTCTAAACTTGCATTAATTGATGCCGTCTCCCCCTCTTTCGTAAAAAACCAACAATCCCCTTACGGCGTACCGAAAGAGCAAGCAGATGCTCTGATTGCTCAAATGTATGCAAATTTGCCTAAATTTCTTAATGATGTATCTTTATCATTTTTTAATAGAAACTTAGGGGCTGCCACGTTAGACTGGTTTTCTTATCTCGGTATGCAGTCCGCTTCTTATGCTCTCATCAAAATTTTGCAAGCTGCTGCAAACGAAGACGTGACGAAGGACTTAAATAAAATTAACGTCCCAACAAAAATATTCCACGGTGTTCACGACCAACTCATCCCTTACAAAAGTGCTGAGCTTACACAACAACGGATTAGAAATTCTCAGTTACATGCTCTTACAAATAGTGGTCACGGCTCGCCAATCGATCAAGCTGATGAATTGAATAAAGAACTTATTAAATTTATAAACTCATAA
- a CDS encoding LTA synthase family protein, with protein MRDNFSFHQPRRNILISVILSGVVTLYVVPTLFLILRYFSLGTMKDMLNQKVVLSIMTILIWIVLLYVAYLNKDIVNKFKPIIRIYIRMFLVAHAVTLLFIFTQNNMDFVNTLNWIYNYNAQFIFSLIVIYAIYVFVYNVLGKVFLSTILTSILLIILAIVNHFKIVFRGDPLYPSDFTQIGHMQSVIPMVMDYFSWGYILLVIVSVVACILAGMYIRKYIQNVKVHVGVRVLFIIGSSFVLYAYGNFTNTFMNKLFQKSGIEFVLWDQNENYASNGFVLGFISNLDTTVIEKPKDYSKENMLQIANDIKKKYSSNIGAQKQKEKPNIIFVMSESFWDPTKLTNLSFSEDPLPNLHHYIENFPGGQTISPTFGGNTANVEFEALTSYSMSLLKPGSIPYQQVVTNKKEIPSITRALKKEGYYTSAIHSFGRSFFKRDDVYKVLGFDKFNAQDTMENVEVDGDYISDLSMSKEIIAELEKHKQPTFIHAVTMQNHFPFTEGRFGENQIEISGLENEESKAELETYTEGLRRSDEALKYLIEQLDNLDRPTLLVFFGDHLPSLGINKSLYKETGYITNEKTLSERLAMAQTPLLMYANFDIPNDNLGLVSPIYFSNLVFDYAGLNKAPFYQFLSKLYEEIPVLRDELRIGKDGEAIKGLTAKQKEMLKQYEFIQYDLLVGKQYSKDILFK; from the coding sequence TTGAGGGATAATTTTTCATTTCATCAGCCAAGAAGAAATATATTAATTTCAGTGATTTTAAGTGGTGTAGTAACCTTATATGTTGTACCCACACTTTTCTTGATTTTAAGATATTTTAGTTTAGGTACGATGAAAGATATGTTAAATCAAAAGGTTGTTTTAAGTATAATGACAATTTTGATTTGGATTGTACTACTGTATGTTGCGTATTTAAATAAAGATATAGTTAATAAATTTAAACCGATTATTAGGATTTATATTAGAATGTTTTTAGTAGCCCATGCGGTTACTTTGCTTTTTATTTTTACGCAAAATAATATGGATTTCGTAAATACACTGAATTGGATTTACAATTATAACGCACAGTTTATATTTAGTTTAATTGTAATTTATGCGATATATGTTTTTGTGTATAACGTGCTTGGGAAAGTTTTTTTGAGTACTATCTTGACAAGCATTTTGCTAATCATTTTGGCTATTGTAAATCACTTTAAAATTGTTTTTAGGGGAGACCCACTATATCCTTCTGATTTTACACAGATTGGACATATGCAATCTGTTATACCGATGGTGATGGATTATTTTAGTTGGGGTTATATTCTTCTCGTTATTGTAAGTGTTGTTGCCTGTATTTTAGCGGGTATGTATATAAGGAAATATATTCAAAATGTAAAAGTTCATGTAGGCGTACGAGTTCTATTTATAATAGGATCCAGCTTTGTTTTATATGCGTATGGTAATTTTACGAATACGTTTATGAATAAATTGTTTCAAAAGTCGGGTATAGAGTTCGTTTTGTGGGATCAAAATGAAAATTATGCTTCAAATGGTTTTGTATTAGGATTTATAAGTAATTTAGATACGACAGTCATTGAAAAGCCGAAAGATTATTCAAAAGAAAATATGCTTCAAATAGCAAACGATATAAAGAAAAAATATAGTAGCAATATAGGGGCGCAGAAGCAAAAAGAGAAACCAAATATTATTTTTGTAATGAGCGAGTCGTTTTGGGATCCAACGAAATTAACGAATCTTTCCTTTAGTGAAGATCCTTTACCGAATTTGCATCATTATATAGAAAATTTTCCTGGTGGACAAACTATTTCTCCTACATTTGGAGGAAATACTGCGAACGTTGAATTTGAGGCGCTAACGAGTTATTCAATGAGTTTGTTAAAACCAGGCTCTATACCGTATCAGCAAGTTGTTACAAATAAGAAAGAAATTCCATCTATTACTCGAGCTTTGAAAAAAGAAGGGTATTATACAAGTGCAATTCATTCGTTCGGTCGCTCATTCTTTAAACGGGATGATGTATATAAAGTGTTAGGGTTTGATAAGTTTAATGCACAAGATACGATGGAAAATGTAGAAGTTGATGGAGATTATATTAGCGATTTATCTATGAGTAAAGAGATAATAGCTGAATTAGAGAAGCACAAACAACCTACTTTTATTCATGCGGTTACGATGCAAAATCATTTTCCATTTACAGAAGGAAGATTTGGCGAAAATCAAATAGAAATTAGTGGTTTAGAAAATGAAGAATCGAAGGCTGAATTAGAGACTTATACAGAAGGTTTAAGACGTTCAGATGAAGCTCTTAAATATTTAATAGAGCAACTAGATAATTTAGATAGACCTACATTACTAGTATTCTTTGGCGATCATCTCCCATCGTTAGGAATAAATAAATCTCTTTATAAAGAGACTGGTTATATAACAAATGAAAAAACGCTAAGTGAACGATTAGCGATGGCACAAACGCCGTTATTAATGTATGCAAATTTTGATATTCCAAATGACAATTTAGGCTTAGTAAGTCCAATTTATTTTTCAAATCTTGTCTTTGATTATGCTGGATTAAATAAGGCACCATTCTATCAATTTTTATCGAAGTTATATGAAGAAATTCCCGTACTTCGTGACGAATTGAGGATAGGAAAAGACGGAGAAGCAATAAAAGGTTTAACAGCGAAACAAAAAGAGATGTTAAAGCAATATGAGTTTATTCAATATGACTTACTCGTCGGAAAGCAATATAGTAAGGATATATTATTTAAATAA
- a CDS encoding YwbE family protein yields the protein MLKKLLLFLLTGLCVVALTACKDEEDKLKAAEEQKIDEKKIEEDKKGEEQQKAEEEKRKQEEQQKAEEEKRKQEEQQKAEEEKRKQEEQQKAEEEKRKQEEQQRVEEEKRKQEEQQRVEEEKRKQEEQQRVEEEKRKQEEQQRVEEEKRKQEEQRRVQEQQKQQSAQQERTQKQEKTRQATGGKPTRSQISVGSHVVIQLDTDYSKTVSGVVKDILTNSETHTHGIKVRLQDGQLGRVQSVG from the coding sequence ATGTTAAAGAAATTATTATTATTTTTACTTACAGGCTTATGCGTAGTTGCTTTAACAGCTTGTAAAGATGAAGAGGACAAGCTGAAAGCGGCGGAAGAACAGAAAATAGATGAGAAGAAAATTGAAGAAGATAAGAAGGGAGAAGAGCAGCAAAAAGCAGAAGAAGAAAAACGTAAGCAAGAAGAGCAGCAAAAAGCGGAAGAAGAAAAGCGTAAGCAAGAAGAACAGCAAAAAGCGGAAGAAGAAAAGCGTAAGCAAGAAGAACAGCAAAAAGCGGAAGAAGAAAAGCGTAAGCAAGAAGAACAACAAAGAGTAGAAGAAGAAAAACGTAAGCAAGAAGAGCAACAAAGAGTAGAAGAAGAAAAGCGTAAGCAAGAAGAGCAACAAAGAGTAGAAGAAGAAAAGCGTAAGCAAGAAGAGCAACAAAGAGTAGAGGAAGAAAAACGTAAGCAAGAAGAACAAAGACGTGTACAAGAGCAACAAAAACAACAGTCTGCACAACAAGAGAGAACACAAAAACAAGAAAAAACAAGACAAGCAACAGGTGGGAAACCGACAAGATCGCAAATTTCGGTCGGTTCACATGTGGTTATCCAATTAGATACAGATTATAGTAAAACAGTGAGTGGTGTTGTGAAAGATATTTTAACAAATAGTGAAACACATACGCATGGAATTAAAGTTCGATTACAAGATGGACAACTTGGCCGTGTTCAAAGTGTTGGGTAA
- a CDS encoding glycosyltransferase family 39 protein: MLNKFKSLPKAVYAILALSFLLHVFCLVKQPGLDGELVKVTYGANDAFNYSLTAEQLLKHGVFGYVYLEPSEVPGKNAYITPGQPLLLAGAMIISDVTSLPYYYVATVINMILNLCTVLLVFLIGKELFEKNIYGIVASILYAIYPSNYTYFRTLLTEVPSIFLLALSVYVFVLAWKYNKVKFHIWFGIVVAILLMFRPNPAPMMLIPVLVVLFTYGFKDSIRIGLLWFIGPFLIIGAWVVRNYLALHQFILFSTQGADPLIAGADPFNKIGYENVVNQMKAQGLDDKGAYAKDLIKNGFKTDFTYWFSWFTVGKTIELFKTAPAVDQYRIHNFIQMCHRVFVIGTFLSGFCFMLNSFKHKRVMMLVASSVIYIIFSNLFLAINRYGFFINPLMCLILAYGLVYTVQKLPFFRTNQA; the protein is encoded by the coding sequence TTGCTAAATAAGTTTAAAAGTTTACCTAAAGCGGTATATGCAATTTTGGCGCTTTCTTTCCTGTTGCACGTTTTTTGTCTAGTAAAACAGCCAGGATTAGATGGAGAGTTAGTCAAAGTAACATATGGTGCAAATGATGCGTTTAACTATTCGTTAACAGCTGAACAATTATTAAAACATGGTGTATTTGGCTATGTTTATTTAGAACCTAGTGAAGTTCCTGGAAAAAATGCTTATATCACACCAGGTCAACCACTATTATTAGCTGGCGCTATGATTATTTCTGATGTTACATCACTTCCGTACTATTACGTAGCAACTGTCATTAATATGATACTGAACCTCTGTACAGTGTTATTAGTATTTTTAATAGGAAAAGAGTTGTTTGAAAAAAACATTTATGGGATTGTTGCGAGTATTTTATATGCTATTTATCCAAGTAACTATACATACTTCCGTACATTATTGACCGAAGTTCCTTCAATATTCTTATTAGCGTTAAGTGTATATGTATTTGTTCTCGCATGGAAATACAATAAAGTAAAATTCCATATATGGTTTGGAATTGTTGTTGCTATTTTACTTATGTTCCGTCCAAATCCAGCTCCAATGATGCTCATTCCTGTTCTTGTCGTCTTGTTCACATATGGATTTAAAGACTCAATTCGAATTGGATTATTATGGTTCATTGGCCCGTTCCTTATTATCGGCGCCTGGGTTGTTCGTAACTATTTAGCGCTTCATCAATTTATCTTATTCTCAACGCAAGGTGCAGACCCATTAATTGCCGGTGCAGATCCGTTTAACAAAATTGGCTATGAAAATGTAGTTAATCAAATGAAAGCCCAAGGCTTAGATGATAAAGGGGCATACGCAAAAGATTTAATCAAAAATGGATTTAAAACGGATTTCACATATTGGTTCTCTTGGTTCACTGTTGGTAAAACAATTGAGTTATTCAAAACAGCTCCTGCTGTAGACCAATACCGTATTCATAACTTTATACAAATGTGCCATAGAGTCTTTGTCATTGGTACATTCTTAAGTGGTTTCTGCTTCATGCTAAATTCATTTAAACATAAACGCGTTATGATGCTAGTAGCAAGTTCTGTTATTTACATCATCTTCTCAAACTTATTCTTAGCAATTAATCGCTACGGATTTTTCATTAACCCTCTTATGTGCTTAATTCTTGCATATGGGTTAGTTTACACTGTGCAGAAGCTTCCATTTTTCCGCACTAACCAAGCATAA